Proteins found in one Cricetulus griseus strain 17A/GY chromosome X, alternate assembly CriGri-PICRH-1.0, whole genome shotgun sequence genomic segment:
- the LOC100768776 gene encoding sterol-4-alpha-carboxylate 3-dehydrogenase, decarboxylating isoform X2 — protein sequence MEQAVGGESKRSQVTGTHLTKAKKCTVIGGSGFLGQHMVEQLLARGYAVNVFDIRQGFDNPQVQFFIGDLCSQQDLYPALKGVSTVFHCASPPPSSNNKELFYRVNFIGTKNVIETCKKAGVQVRGMLQ from the exons ATGGAACAAGCAGTTGGTGGTGAGTCAAAGAGAAGCCAGGTCACAGGGACACATTTGACAAAA GCTAAGAAGTGCACGGTGATTGGAGGCTCTGGGTTCCTGGGGCAGCACATGGTGGAGCAGTTGCTGGCACGAGGCTATGCTGTCAATGTATTTGATATTCGCCAAGGGTTTGATAATCCACAGGTGCAGTTCTTTATAGGTGATCTCTGCAGCCAACAG GACCTGTACCCAGCTCTGAAAGGTGTAAGCACAGTTTTCCactgtgcatcaccaccaccatccagtaaCAACAAGGAACTCTTTTATAGAGTGAATTTCATTGGCACCAAGAATGTCATTGAAACCTGCAAAAAGGCTGGGGTTCAGGTAAGGGGAATGCTGCAGTGA
- the Cetn2 gene encoding centrin-2 isoform X1 has protein sequence MGSGSRARRAVGKAPRPRVRVALTTGRGGVHSAMASTFKKTNMASSGQRKRMSPKPELTEEQKQEIREAFDLFDADGTGTIDIKELKVAMRALGFEPKKEEIKKMISEIDKEGTGKMNFSDFLTVMTQKMSEKDTKEEILKAFKLFDDDETGKISFKNLKRVAKELGENLTDEELQEMIDEADRDGDGEVNEQEFLRIMKKTSLY, from the exons ATGGGAAGCGGGTCGCGCGCGCGCAGAGCAGTGGGAAAGGCGCCGAGGCCGCGAGTACGCGTTGCCTTAACAACCGGTCGCGGAGGAGTCCATTCGGCGATG GCCTCTACTtttaagaagacaaacatggcatcCAGTGGCCAGAGAAAAAGAATGAGCCCTAAGCCTGAACTGACTgaagaacagaaacaggaaatccGGGAAGCTTTTGATCTCTTTGATGCTGATGGAACTGGAACTATAGACATCAAGGAACTAAAG GTTGCAATGAGGGCTCTGGGCTTTGAAcctaagaaagaagaaatcaaaaagaTGATAAGTGAAATTGATAAGGAAGGGACAGGAAAAATGAACTTCAGTGACTTTTTGACAGTGATGACTCAGAAAATG TCCGAGAAAGACACCAAAGAAGAAATCCTGAAAGCTTTCAAGCTCTTTGATGATGATGAAACTGGGAAAATATCATTCAAAAATCTAAAGCGTGTGGCCAAGGAGTTAGGCGAGAACTTGACTGATGAAGAACTGCAG GAAATGATTGATGAAGCTGATCGAGATGGAGATGGCGAGGTCAATGAGCAAGAGTTCCTGCGCATCATGAAGAAGACCAGTCTCTATTAA
- the Cetn2 gene encoding centrin-2 isoform X2 codes for MASSGQRKRMSPKPELTEEQKQEIREAFDLFDADGTGTIDIKELKVAMRALGFEPKKEEIKKMISEIDKEGTGKMNFSDFLTVMTQKMSEKDTKEEILKAFKLFDDDETGKISFKNLKRVAKELGENLTDEELQEMIDEADRDGDGEVNEQEFLRIMKKTSLY; via the exons atggcatcCAGTGGCCAGAGAAAAAGAATGAGCCCTAAGCCTGAACTGACTgaagaacagaaacaggaaatccGGGAAGCTTTTGATCTCTTTGATGCTGATGGAACTGGAACTATAGACATCAAGGAACTAAAG GTTGCAATGAGGGCTCTGGGCTTTGAAcctaagaaagaagaaatcaaaaagaTGATAAGTGAAATTGATAAGGAAGGGACAGGAAAAATGAACTTCAGTGACTTTTTGACAGTGATGACTCAGAAAATG TCCGAGAAAGACACCAAAGAAGAAATCCTGAAAGCTTTCAAGCTCTTTGATGATGATGAAACTGGGAAAATATCATTCAAAAATCTAAAGCGTGTGGCCAAGGAGTTAGGCGAGAACTTGACTGATGAAGAACTGCAG GAAATGATTGATGAAGCTGATCGAGATGGAGATGGCGAGGTCAATGAGCAAGAGTTCCTGCGCATCATGAAGAAGACCAGTCTCTATTAA